One Branchiostoma floridae strain S238N-H82 chromosome 1, Bfl_VNyyK, whole genome shotgun sequence genomic region harbors:
- the LOC118420525 gene encoding sorting nexin-15-like, with product MAGRKGKENDPWIRWFDVSDPQMHEKGYTIYKVTLKTFPRGKAEADSEVVVWRRYNDFKKLHKALSARYKHLARSEPFPAFAKAKIFGRFDEAVVEERRQSALELLEFVGKIPYLASSSILQTFFEGGLQVDPEGEQKVLREAVLQPDVVSPPPGDAVEETEEDVRESPQQESEGNREQSLGLF from the exons ATGGCAGGGCGGAAGGGAAAAGAGAACGATCCTTGGATCCGCTGGTTTGACGTGTCGGATCCCCAAATGCACGAGAAAGGCTACACCATATACAAGGTTACATTGAAG ACATTTCCTCGTGGAAAAGCAGAGGCAGATTCGGAG GTGGTTGTTTGGAGGAGATATAATGACTTTAAGAAACTCCACAAGGCTCTGTCTGCAAGATATAAACACCTGGCCAGATCGGAGCCCTTCCCAGCATTTGCAAAAGCTAAGATATTTG GTCGGTTTGATGAAGCAGTGGTGGAAGAGCGGAGACAGAGTGCGCTCGAGTTGTTAGAGTTTGTAGGGAAGATCCCTTACCTTGCCAGCAGCAGCATTTTACAGACATTCTTTGAg GGAGGTTTACAGGTGGACCCTGAGGGGGAGCAGAAGGTGCTGAGAGAAGCTGTGCTCCAGCCTGACGTGGTCTCCCCACCCCCAGGGGATGCTGTGGAGGAAACAGAAGAGGACGTCAGGGAGTCCCCTCAGCAGGAGTCCGAGGGAAACAGGGAGCAGAGTTTAGGTTTGTTTTAG